Part of the Myxococcales bacterium genome is shown below.
GGCGCCTGGCCGGCGCGCGGCTTGGCCCAGGGATAATGGCCCTGCCGGCGGTAGACGAAGAACCAGGTCAGCGGCGCGCTGGCCGCGTAAACCGCCATCACGAGAAACAGGCTTTTGACCGGCTGCGCGAAGATGATGACCAGCACGATGATGATGAACAGGAACGTCCCGAACGGATGCCGGCGGTGAATGTCGAGATGCTTGAAGTTCGGATAGTAGAAGCGGCTGACCATCAGGAAGGCCGCCAGCACCGTCAACACCAGAAACGGCCAATACGAAACGGCGGTGCCGTATTCGGTGATCCACTCGGATTCGTGAAACAACAAAACGGAAAAGACCAGCAGCAACGCGGCCGCCGGAATCGACAGGCCTTGGAACACGCCCTCGGGCAGTTTGTCGGTCGTGACGTTGAAGCGCGCCAGCCGCAGAGCGCCGCAGACGACAAACAAAAAGGCCACGACCCAGCCCAGGCCCGTGCCCCGGTAGTCGTTCCAACCCCAGCGCAACGCGAAATTGTAAACCAACGCCGCCGGCGCCAGGCCGAAGCTGACCAGGTCCGACAGGCTGTCGTACTGCATGCCGAAGACGCTGGTCGTCCGGGTCAGGCGGGCCACCCGCCCGTCGAGGCCGTCGAAGATGCCGGCCGCGAAAATCGCCCAGGCGGCGCGCACGAAATACTCGACGCCCTCCTTCGGGTTGATGAACGCCCCGAAGGACATGGTGATGCTGTAGAAACCCAGCATCAGGCTCATGCTGGTGAGCAGATTGGGCAACAGATAGAAACCGCGGCGCGGCCCTTCCCGGCCGGCTTCCTCGCCGCTTTCTCCCGCCGTTCCGCCGCCCGGCAACCCTTCTTCCGGCGGTAACTTGGATTTCTTCGCCGTGCGACGCCGCGTCAAACGGCGGCGCAATTCACCCTGCGGAGCGTTCATCGGCCAACCTCCCGATTCGTGTCGATGCGCCGAAGACCCGGTCGCCCCGGCGGACTTCGATCTCGGCCGCCGGCGGCAGGTACAGATCGACCCGGCTGCCGAAGCGGATCAGCCCGAACCGCTGCCCCTTGTACAGCCGGTCACCGGCTTTTGGGTAGCTGACGATCCGGCGCGCCAACATGCCGGCGATTTGCACCACGACGACCCGCCGGCCGCCCGGCGTTTCGAGAATCAACGCGGATTGTTCGTTGTCGAGCGAAGCCTTCTCGGCCGAGGCCACCAAAAACTTGCCGGGATTGTACCGGACCTCGAGCACGCGGCCGGTGACCGGCACGCGGTTGACGTGCACGTTGAAGGGGCTCATGAAAATGCAGACCCGCCGGCAACGGCCCATGCCGTACCGCGCATCGTCGATCTCCTCCACCGCCACCACCTCGCCGTCCGCCGGGCAGATGATCGCGTCGTCGCCGGCGGCCAGATCGCGCTGCGGGTTGCGGAAAAAGGCGACGACGAAAATCGTCAGCAGCAACCACGGCAACGTCACGTACCACGGCAGCTTGAAAACGATCAGGATCAGCAGGAGCAAACCCGCGATCGCGATGAACGGAATCCCTTCCTTCAAAATCGGCGTATTCTGGTTGTACATCTCTCGTCCGTCGATGATTCCGGCCCGCCGGAGCGGCGAACCGGCGATGGAATTTTCTGGCCGGCCAGTCCCGGCGGGATCGTCGCGGCGTCCGCGAAAAATCCCGGGAATCAGGAGCCGGAATCGCCCTGGCGCTTGGCGACAATCTGCGCGATTCGATCCTTGTTGGCAAGCTTCAATTTCGACAAGCGCTTGCGTTCCGCCTCTTCCACCGCAGTCCGCACGCGCCGCTTGTTGAGCGCGTCGACCTGGCGATTGAGCTCCCGGTGTTCGTCCAGGAGCCGGCGGAGTTCCGGATCCGTTGCCGCGAGTTGCGCCAATTCCTTGTCTTCCATTCCTGGCTTAGCCCTCCTTCACCGCGAATTTCGGGTTGAGTTCGGCGTCCGGCGGCCGGACGTAATTCGCCGCGAGCCCCCGTTCGCCCGCCGCGTAGGCTCGTTCGCCCAGCCAGCCGACGACGGTCGCGCGCGCCGGGCACAAGGCCGCCGGCACCAGAATCGCGTCCGGCTTGGCGGCGCGAATCGCGTCGGCGTAAAGCTCGGCGCCGTCGCCGACGAACAGGCAATCGCCCGCGATGGTCCGCGCCCAGTCGGCGGCCGCCACCGAGACCTCGTCGCGCTCCGGCGTCAGGCCGCCGCGGCCGTCCGGCCGGTACAACGCGGCGAATACCTGCCGTTTGCGGGCGTCGAGCAGCGGACAAATCGGCGTGGCGCCGAAGGCGAGCGGCAGCGCGGTCGCTTCCAGGCTGTTGACGCCGATCAGCGGCCGGCCGCCGGCGAAGGCGATTCCCTTGGCCGTGGCCAGGCCGATGCGCAGTCCGGTGAAACCGCCCGGGCCCTTCGCGCAGGCGATCAAGTCGAGATCGGCGATCCGCCAACCGGCTTCGGCCAGGCAGCGATCGATCACCGGCAGCAGCATTTCGGAGTGAGTGGCCGAAACGTCGAAAGTATAGGCGGAAACCACGCGGCCACCGGCCATCAGCGCCACCGAACCGGCGCGGGTGCTGGTGTCCAGGGCAAGAAGTTTCATGTGCCGAGCAGTTCCTTGATTTTGAAAAACACCCACCGGAAATCGTTATAGAAGATCAGCAGAAACAGCGCCACGATCACCGCGATGCCGATGCGCAGGGCCAGGGCCATGGCTTTTTCGCCGAGCGGTTTGCCGGTGATCTTTTCGATCGAAAACAGCAGCAGGTGGCCGCCGTCGAAGATCGGCACCGGCACCAGGTTGATGATCGCCAGGTTAAAACTGATGATCGCCATGAACATCAGGAATTGAATGATTCCCATTTGCGCCGATTCGCCGGCCATCCGCGCGATGGCGATCGGGCCGCCCAGGCTGCTGGTCGGCACCTTGCCGATGATGATCAGGTAGATGCCCTTGACGATGCGCGTCGCCCAGATCCACGATTCCTGCGCCCCGCGCATAACGATTTTCACCGGATTCCAATAGCGCTCGGTTTCCTCGACCGTCGGGTTGAACACGATCATGCGCTGGATGCCGACCTGGCCGTAGGTTTCCTTCCGGCCCATCATGTCGAGGGTCTCGACCTTCTTCGGCGTCACCGAAACCGTCAATTCCTCGCCCGCCCGGATCAACGTCAGGGTGAGCGGCTTGCCGGGGTTGGCGCGAACGACCTTGGTGAAATGCTCCCACGATTCGATCGGCCCGCCGTCGAGGCCGATCAGGCGGTCGCCTCTTTTCAGGCCCACCGCTTTGGCCGGGCCGTCGGCCGACACGTCGTAAATGGTTAGCTCGCCCGAACGCAAACCGAGGTCCGCCGGCGTCCAGGCGCCGGCCGGGGCCGGCGGGATTTTGATCGTGTCGGTCAACTGTGGGTTGTCTTGCAGAATATTGGGTTCGCCGCGCGCCACGCCGAGCGTCAGTTCGCCGCTTTCGGCCAGCCGCTCCGGCAGTTCCTCCAGAAACATGAGGGGCTTGCCGTTGACCGTCAGGATGAGGTCGCCGGTGCGCAGGCCGGCCTGATAGGCGGGCGAGTTCGCGTCGCTGACGTCCATCAGCGGCCGCATGCCGACGGGCGAAA
Proteins encoded:
- the pssA gene encoding CDP-diacylglycerol--serine O-phosphatidyltransferase yields the protein MNAPQGELRRRLTRRRTAKKSKLPPEEGLPGGGTAGESGEEAGREGPRRGFYLLPNLLTSMSLMLGFYSITMSFGAFINPKEGVEYFVRAAWAIFAAGIFDGLDGRVARLTRTTSVFGMQYDSLSDLVSFGLAPAALVYNFALRWGWNDYRGTGLGWVVAFLFVVCGALRLARFNVTTDKLPEGVFQGLSIPAAALLLVFSVLLFHESEWITEYGTAVSYWPFLVLTVLAAFLMVSRFYYPNFKHLDIHRRHPFGTFLFIIIVLVIIFAQPVKSLFLVMAVYAASAPLTWFFVYRRQGHYPWAKPRAGQAPAAPVEPGRDKS
- the tsaB gene encoding tRNA (adenosine(37)-N6)-threonylcarbamoyltransferase complex dimerization subunit type 1 TsaB, whose translation is MKLLALDTSTRAGSVALMAGGRVVSAYTFDVSATHSEMLLPVIDRCLAEAGWRIADLDLIACAKGPGGFTGLRIGLATAKGIAFAGGRPLIGVNSLEATALPLAFGATPICPLLDARKRQVFAALYRPDGRGGLTPERDEVSVAAADWARTIAGDCLFVGDGAELYADAIRAAKPDAILVPAALCPARATVVGWLGERAYAAGERGLAANYVRPPDAELNPKFAVKEG
- a CDS encoding DUF465 domain-containing protein, with amino-acid sequence MEDKELAQLAATDPELRRLLDEHRELNRQVDALNKRRVRTAVEEAERKRLSKLKLANKDRIAQIVAKRQGDSGS
- the rseP gene encoding RIP metalloprotease RseP, which encodes MISSFLISIGSFLVLLSIVVIVHEYGHYKTGRLLGIGVEKFAFGFGPALYKWKRDGIEYRINVVPLGGYVKFIGDEPDQPVPDELRSVAFNLAPIYKRMLTVFAGPAMNMVLAFLLFCVIFLVGFPAPAAIIGNVSDDSPAQKAGLRPGDRITSINGEPIRFWHELSLRIADSPDQPLVLGVRRADRPLEIPLTPEKITGPDMLFQFETERGSIGVSPVGMRPLMDVSDANSPAYQAGLRTGDLILTVNGKPLMFLEELPERLAESGELTLGVARGEPNILQDNPQLTDTIKIPPAPAGAWTPADLGLRSGELTIYDVSADGPAKAVGLKRGDRLIGLDGGPIESWEHFTKVVRANPGKPLTLTLIRAGEELTVSVTPKKVETLDMMGRKETYGQVGIQRMIVFNPTVEETERYWNPVKIVMRGAQESWIWATRIVKGIYLIIIGKVPTSSLGGPIAIARMAGESAQMGIIQFLMFMAIISFNLAIINLVPVPIFDGGHLLLFSIEKITGKPLGEKAMALALRIGIAVIVALFLLIFYNDFRWVFFKIKELLGT
- a CDS encoding phosphatidylserine decarboxylase family protein; this encodes MYNQNTPILKEGIPFIAIAGLLLLILIVFKLPWYVTLPWLLLTIFVVAFFRNPQRDLAAGDDAIICPADGEVVAVEEIDDARYGMGRCRRVCIFMSPFNVHVNRVPVTGRVLEVRYNPGKFLVASAEKASLDNEQSALILETPGGRRVVVVQIAGMLARRIVSYPKAGDRLYKGQRFGLIRFGSRVDLYLPPAAEIEVRRGDRVFGASTRIGRLADERSAG